The Longimicrobium sp. genomic interval TGCTGGGCCGGCAGGCGCTCGACACCAAGATCCGCACTCCCGAAGACGCCGCCACGGTCACCGAGGCGCCGGTGCTGGGCACCATCCCGCGCATCGTCCTGCAGACCGAGCGCAACGGCAAGGGGGCGTACGCCGCCGCGGGGAACGGCAACGGGAATGGCAACGGCAACGGCAAGAACGGGCACGGCAAGGGCGCCATCGTTCCCGCCAGCCCGGGCGACTTCCTGGACACCCGGCTCATCACCCAGCGCGACCCGCGCAGCCCGGCCGCCGAGGCGTACCGCGCGCTGCGCACCAGCCTGACCTTCTCCAGCACCGACAAGCCGCCGCAGGTGGTGGTGGTGTCGAGCGCGCTTCCGGGCGACGGCAAGTCGACCAGCGCGTCGAACCTGGCGGTCACGCTGGCGCAGCAGGGCACCCGCACGCTGGTGGTGGACGGCGACCTGCGCCGCGGCCTGCTGCACACCATCTTCGGGCTGAAGCAGGAGCCCGGGCTCACACACGTGCTGCTGGAGCGGGCCACGCTCGACGAGGCCATCCGCGAGGTTCCCATCAACGGGACCGAGCACGTGCTGCACGTGCTGCCGGCCGGCGTGTTCCCTCCCAACCCGTCGGAGATGCTGGGGTCGGAGCGGATGCGCAACCTGCTGCTGACGCTGCGCGAGCGGTACGAGATGGTGATCTTCGACGCGCCGCCGCTGAACCTGGTGACCGACGCGGCGGTGCTGGGAACGCTGGCCGACTCGACCGTGCTGATCGCCCGCGCGGGGAGCACCGACAAGGGCGCGCTGCACCACGCGGCCGCGCAGCTGCACCACCTGCGCGCGCCTCTGGGCGGAATCGTGCTGAACGACTTCCGCGTGAGCGCCGGGCGCTACTACGGCGGCTATGGCTACGGCTACTACGGGTACGGCGTCTACGGCTACTCGCCGCGCGAGTAGCCGGCGCCCCGCCGGAATGCGGAGGGACGAGATGGAGAGCGGCAAGCCGCCGCTCTCCATTTCGTTGCCCCCCCGCGCCGCTGCCGCCCCGGCGGCCGCGCGATGAAGATCGAGACCGTTCCCGTGTCCGGGCTCGAGGAGCTCGCGCGCCGCGCCCGCAACTTCGCGGTGGTGCCCATGACGGTGCACCGGGCGCGGTCGCAGATGCTGAACCCGCTGGCGCGTCCCGGCGACGTGGCGATGGTCACGGCGTGGGACGAGGGCCGCCTGGTGGGCTACCTGGGGCTCATTCCCGCCGTGCTGCGGCACGACGGGCGGCGCACCCGGGTGGCGTGGATGTCGGGCTTCTTCGTGGCGCCGGAGCTGAACGGGCGCGGGGTGGGGCGGCGGATCCTGCAGGCCGCCACGGCGCTCCCGGTCGACATCTTCACCACGCTGTACACACCCACGGCCGGCCGGGTGCAGGAGGCGGCCGGCTTCCGCGTGGTGGGCGAGCTCGCCTACGCGGTGCTGGACCTGCGGCGCGCGGCGCCCTGGAACCTGGTGGCCTCGCGCATCGGCCTGGGGGCGGTGCGCGCCTCACGCGCGCTGAAGCGGGCCACCGCCGGGCCCATGCGCCGGCTGGCGTGCCGGCTCCTGCGCCGGGGCCTGCGCGCGCCGGCGGCGGAGTGGGAGCGGGTGGACCAGCTCCCGGCCGGGGCGGCGGTGCCTCCCTCGGCCGAGGCCGAGTTCGAGCGGGGACGCGAGGTGCTGAACTGGATGGTCGGCCACCCGTGGATCGTGGAGCCCGGCACGCTGGCCGAGGAGCCCGCGCCCGGATACTACTTCTCCAACGTCCGCGAGATCTTCCGCTACGTCCCCCTGGTCCGCCGCGGCGCCGCCGCCGGGGGTGTGGAGTGGCTCCTGCTCTCCCTCACGCGCACGGACGCGATCACCACGCTGAAGGTGCTGGACCACGCGGTGGCGGACCCCGCGGTGGCCGCGGCCGCGGTGCTGGAGTGGGGCGAGCGGCTGGAGGCGGAGGTGCTGGTGCTGCCGGTGGAGATGGCGGAGCCGCTGCGCCGCGTGCCCCTGGCGCGCGCGATGCTCCTGGCCAAGCGCCGCCCGTACATGGCGCACCTGCGCGATCCCCAGGGTGAGCTGGCGCGGGTGCTCCCCTGCGTCCGGTGGCACTTCTGCGACAGCGACGCCCCGTTCCTGTAGGCCGTCCTCCACCCGCCGCGAACGAAATCCTTCCCCGTTGCGCCGGACCCCTTCCACGCCGTACCCCGCCTTCCCCGTGATTCCGTTCATCCCCTCCATCGCCCCATCCACAAGACCTGACATGTCGTGCCGGACCGCTCCCGCCGCGGGAGCGCGCTCGTGAAGGCGCGGCTGGCCGGCGCGGCCATGGCGGCGGCGCGGGTGGTGCCGAATGTGGCCTACCGGCGGCTGATCGTGCGCAACGGGTTCGGCCTGTGCTACCACCTGGTCTCGGACCGGGCGCGGGCGCACGTGCGGAACCCGTCCAAGACGCCGGAGCAGTTCGAGCGCGACCTGGTGTACCTGAAGCGCCACTTCCGGGTGCTCTCGTACGCGGAGTTCAGCGCGGCGCGCGCGGCGGGGAGGGGACCGGGGCCCCGGGACGTGCTGCTGACCTTCGACGACGGGCTGGCGGAGTGCTACGCGGTGGCGCGGCCGCTCCTGCTGAAGCACGGGCTGCCGTGCACCTTCTTCGTGGCCACCGACGCCCTGGACAACCGGCAGATCCTGGGCGTTTCGCTGGCGCCGCTGGCGCTGGAGCGCTTCCGGGAGCTGGGGCCCGATGCGGCCGCGCTGATGAACCGGGAAGCGGAGCGGCTGGGCCGCGGGTCGGACACGGCGGAGGGGTGGGCGGCCTGGCTGGCGGGGCTGCGCTTCCTGGGGCGCACGCCGGAGCTGGACGGCGCCTGCGCGGTGCTGGGGGTGGACGAGGCCGGGTACCTGGCGAAGGAGCGCCCGTACATGACCACGGCCGAGGTGCGCGCGCTGGCGGCCGACGGGTTCACCATCGGCGGGCACACGCGCTCGCACCGGCTGGTGCGGGCGATGAGCCAGGCGGAGATGGAGGACGAAGTGGCGGGGTCCTGCGCCCGGGTGCGGGAGATCACGGGCGACGCGGAGGTCCCGTTCGCCTTTCCCTTCACCGGCACGGGCGTCCGCATCGCCGACGTCGAGGCGGTGCGGGCGCGGCATCCGTACGTCGGGCTGTTCTTCGGGATGGGGCTGCGGCGCTCGCCGCCCTACGTGGTGGACCGCGTCTGGGCCGATCCCCCGCCGCCGCCGGAAAGCCGCGGCTCGTCGCTCCCCGCCAACCTGAACGCCGAGTACGCGGCACGGATGATCGGGAAGGTGGCCGGCGCTCTCCGCCCGGGGCGGCGCATCTCCACGACGCTGTAGCCGGGGATTCTCGGGCGGGGAGCCGCCCCGGTCGGAGCCGGGGCTTGCCCGACCGGCCCTCCCCCTCCCACCTTCCTCCCTTATCCAATCTCCTCGCGCCACGAAACGCCACGCATGGAAATCGAGAGGATCGCGCTCCGCGATCTTGAATCCTTCGCCGCGCGCGCACGGTGCTGCGGCATGGTGCCCATTTCCGCGCGGCGGGCGCGCTCGCAGGCGCTGAACCCGCACGCGCGGCCGGACGACGTTGCGATGCTGGCGGCGTGGGAGGGCGCGCGGATGATCGGCTACCTGGGGCTCCTCCCCGCGGCCATCCGCAACGGCGAGACGCGGGCGCGGGTCAGCTGGATCAGCACCATCTTCGTGGACCCGCAGCGGACGGGGCGCGGGATCGGCAGCACGCTGGTGAAGTACGCGGCCGCCATCCCCCTGGACCTGTTCACCACGCTCTACCTCCCCCGTCTCCGCGGGCCGCAGATCGCGGCCGGGCTGCGGCCGGCGGGCGACCTGCCCCATGCCGTTCTGGACCTGCGGCGGGCCGCGCCGTGGAACCGCGCCGCCGCCCAGGCCGTGCGTTTCGCGCCGTTCCTATCTCCCGTGGCGGCGGGGCTGGAGCGGGTGACCGGGCCGCCGGTGCGGGCACGCGTCTACCGTTCGCTGCGCCACGAGATGCGCGGCGCCGAACGCGCGTGGGAGCCCGTCCCCGAGCTGCCGGCCGACGCCGCGCCGCCGCCCGCCGCGCCGGTGGAGTTCGAACGGGGGATGCCGGTGCTGCGGTGGATCGTGAAGAATCCGTGGATCGTGGAAGCGGGGGCGGAGAGCAGCGGCGAGCCCCGCTATCACTTCTCCGCCGTCCGCGACGTGTTCCGCTACATCCCGCTGCGGCTGTCGGCGCGGGCGGGCGGGGGCGACGGATGGCTCCTCCTCTGCGTCACCCGCTCGCGGGGGATCACGCAGCTGCGGGTGCTGGAGCACGCGGTGGACGACGCCGCGGCGGGCGTCGCGGCGGTGCTGGAGCAGGGCGAGCGCCACGGCGCGGACCACCTGGTGGTGCCGGAGTCCTTCGCCGCGGTGCTGGGGCGCGTGCGGGCGGCCCGGCCGCTGCTGGTGCGCCGGCGCCGGCCGTACATGGCCCGCGTGCGCCCCGGCGGCAAGGCGGAGGCGGCGCTCCCGCACGTCCGCTGGCACTTCTGCGACGGCGACGCGGCGTTCGTCTGATCCCCAGTCATCCCCAGTCTCCAGAAACAGCAGGATCACACGGAGGAAACGGAGGGAACGGAGGTGGATTTCTCCGTTCCCTCCGTTTCCTCCGTGTGATCCATGTCTTTTGGTGTTCGGAGAGATGAAAAAACGCGGAGCAGCAGAGGATTCCACTCTGCTGCTCCGCTTGTTCATCTACCCGACAACTGCTTCTGATCGACCGTCAGCGCGAGCGCCCCTGCTGGCGGCGGGCCCGCTCGTCGCCCGGGGCGCCTTCCTCCACGCCGTCGGCCTCCGCGGGGGTGCGGGTGGAGCGCAGAGGGGGGACGCTCTCGGGAACCAGGCCGCAGATGGCGCCGCGCAGCTCGTCGGCACTGGAGAGCGCCAGCGCCGCCATCAGCCGGTCGACGCCCATCCGCAGCAGCCCCGCGTCGGTCTCGTCGGTGCGGATGACCCGGATCTTGTCGACCGGCGTGGGCACCGTGGCCTCGACCGCCGAGGTCAGCTCCTCGTGCAGCTTCTCGCCGGGGCGCAGGCCGCAGAAGGCGATCTGGATGTCGCGGTACGGCTCCAGCCCCGACAGGCGGATCAGGTTCTCGGCCAAGTCGGTGATGCGCACCGGCTCGCCCATGTCGAGCATGGCGATGTGGCCGGCCGTCTCCTCCATGGCCGCGGCCTGCAGCACCAGCTGCACCGCCTCGGGAATGGTCATGAAGTAGCGCGTGACCTCGGGGTGCGTCACGGTGAGCGGCCCCCCCGCGGCCAGCTGGCGCTCGAAGAGCGGCACCACGCTGCCGTCGGAGCCCAGCACGTTGCCGAAGCGCACCGCCCGGAAGGCCGTGCGCGAGCGCGCCAGCCCCGGCCACCCCAGCACCACCCGCTCGGCCACCCGCTTCGTCGCCCCCATCACGCTCGACGGGTTCACCGCCTTGTCGGTGGAGATGAGCACGAACTTGCGGGCGCCGTGGCGCGAGGCGCACTCGGCCACGTTCAGCGTGCCCAGCACGTTGTTGCGCACCGCCTCGACCACGTTCTGCTCCATCAGCGGAACGTGCTTGTAGGCGGCGGCGTGGAACACGTAGTCCGGCCGGTGCTCGGAGAAGACCCGCTCCAGCCGGGCCTCGTCGTTGATGTCGGCCACCACCGGGTACAGCTGGATCTCGCGGTGCGCCTGCGAGATCTCCAGGTGCACGAAGTACAGCGGGCTCTCGGCCTGGTCCACCAGCACCACCCGTCGCGGCGCGAACCCGGCCACCTGCCGCGCCAGCTCGGAGCCGATGGACCCCGCGCCGCCGGTGATGAGCACCACCTTGTCCTGCAGGTCGCTGCGCACCGGTGCGGGGTCCAGCTCCACCGGCTGGCGCCCCAGCAGGTCCTCGATCTTCACGTTGCGGATCTGCCCCAGCTTGGCGCGCCCGTCCATCAGCTCGCGCCATGAGGGGATGATCTTGAACTCCACGTTGGTGGCGATGCACTGCTGCACCAGCCGCTGCATCTCGGCGCGCGTGGCCGAGGGGATGGCGATGACCACCAGGCGCGCGCCGGAGCGCTTCACCACCTTCTGCAGGTCGTCGGTGGGGCCCACCACGGGCACGCCGTGCAGGCTCATCCCGATCTTCCCCGGGTCGTCGTCCACCAGCGCCACGGGGCGCAGCCCGCCGTCGTCGGTGCGGCGGCACTGCCGGATGAGCCGCTCGCCCCCCTCGCCCGCGCCGATGATGACCGCGGGGGTGCCGCTGGCCGCGCCCCAGCCGATCAGCGCGCCCTCGCGCAGCGTGCGCACCACCAGGCGCCCGCCGCCGAACACCATCATCGCCACGCCCCAGTCCAGCAGCAGGATGCTGCGCGGGAAGCCGGCGAGCTGCCCCAGCACGTACAGGCCGGCCAGGAAGATCCCCGAGCTCAGCGTGACCGCCTTCAGCAGCGCCACCAGGTCCGAGATCCCGGCGTGGCGCCACCACCCGCGGTGCAGCCCGAAGCCCAGGAACAGCCCCATCCGGATGGGAAGGAGGTACAGCAGCGTGGCCCAGTACATCGGCCACACCCCGCGGGGGAGGGGGAGGTCGAAGCGCAGCGCGAAGGCCGCCAGGTAGCCCAGGGGAATCAGCAGCAGGTGACCGATGACCGACGCCACGCGCCGCCCCACCACCCCTCGGTTCATCTCCATCACCACGCGTCCTCCCGGGCCTCAGGCGGCGAAGGTGTCGGCCACGTCGCGCACGGCGGCCACCACGTCGGAGACATCGGCATCGCTCATGCCCGCGTGCAGCGGGAGCGAGAGGATGCGCTGGTACTCGCGGTGCGCCACCGGGAAGTCTTCCGGCCGCCAGCCGTACTTGCGGGCGTAGTAGGGGTGCATGTGCACGGGAATGAAGTGCACGCTCACGCCGATGTTGCGCTTCGCCAGCTCCTCGATGAAGCGGTCGCGGCCGATCGACAGCTGGTCCAGCCGCAGCCGCAGCACGTACAGGTGCCAGGCGTGCTCCACGTCGGCGCGGCATGACGGCGGCTCGAGCGCCGGGTGGCTGCAGAAGCCCTCGTGGTACGCCGCCACCACCTCGCGCCGGCGCTGCTGGAAGGCCGCCAGCTTCCGCAGCTGCCACAGCCCCAGCGACGCCTGGATGTCGGTCATGTTGTACTTGAAGCCGGGAAGCACCACCTCGTAGAACCAGCTTCCCCCCTTCTCGTACCGCTTCCACGCGTCGCGGCTCATCCCGTGGAGGCTGACCACGCGCGCGTCGTCGAGGAAGGCGGGGTCGCCGGTCAGCATCCCCCCCTCGCCCGTGGTCAGGTTCTTGGTGGCGTAGAAGCTGAACGCCACCGGGTTGCTCCCCGAACCGATGCGTCGGCCCCGATAGCTGGCCGGCAGCGCGTGCGCCGCGTCTTCCACCACCGCCAGCCCGTGCGCGGCGGCGATCTCGTTCAGCGGGTCCAGGTCGGCCGGGTGCCCCGCGAAGTGCACCGGGAGCAGCGCCTTCGTGCGCGGGGTGACGGCGGCGCGGACCCTCTCGGGCGACACGTTCAGCGTGTCGGGCTCCACGTCGGCCAGCACGGGGGTGGCGCCGGTGTGCTCGATCACGTTCACGCTGGCGGCGAAGGTCACCGGCGTGGTGACCACCTCGTCGCCCGGCCCGATGCCCAGCGCCACGAGCGCGGTGTGCAGCCCGGCGGTGCAGGAGTTCAGCGCCAGCGCGCCGGGGGCGCCCAGGTATTCCGCGAACGCCTGCTCGAAGCGGCGGGTCTTGGGGCCGGTGGTGATCCAGTCGGAACGCAGGGTCTCGACGACTTCGGCGATTTCTTCCTCGCCGATGTTGGGCGGCGAGAAGGGGAGGAACGTGCTTCGCATCTGGCAGGGGCCCGGGAAATGAACGGCGTCGGCTCGGCGTGGAATCTAGCCCGAACGCCGCGAAGGACAAGTCGCGCCCCGTGTTGCGGGCTTCGTGCCACCCCGCCGGCGCCGCGTACGGGGATGACGATGCCCCGGCGGCGCACGTCACCGGCGACGACATTACGCACGGGAACGCCCTCTCCCGTCCGCTCTTCGCGTGCGCGGACCGCCGCGCGGAAGGGCCCGCGGCCGCGGTGCGCCGGCGGCGGCACCGTCTTCGCAAAGGCATCGCCCCCGCCCGCCTCCGCGACAGCCGTGTTGCGCTGCGGCACAGTCCCGCGCCGGACGGGCGGGATGGGGAGACGCATCTTCATCCCGACGGGTCCGCGACGGCTTCTCCACGCGTCCGCCCCTTCGGGTGATCGCGTGCTAAGCGTTGCGGCGCATGCGGGTGGGGCGTGTTGACAGGGCGGGCGCCCCGGTTAGGTTTCCCCGCGCGAACGCCCGGGCGCCGGGCGGCCATGAACCCGGGGGAGAGCGACTTGCGCGGGGCCGGCACCTTCACCATCTCGATCGACACGGAGTTCGCCTGGGGGGTGCGCCACTACGGCGAGCTGGCGCCCGGCCGGCGCGAGGAGATCCGCAGGGAGAGAGAGATCGTGACGCGCCTGCTGGCGCTGTTCTCCCGCTACGACGTGCGCGCCACCTGGGCCGTGGTGGGCCGCCTGCTGGAGCGCGACCCCGGGGTGGCCGAGGCGGAGCTGGACCTGTGGTACACGCCCGACGTGATCGAGGAGATCGCGGCCGCCGTGCCGAGGCAGGAGATCGGCAGCCACAGCTACGCGCACCTGTTCTTCGACGAGGGCGCCGCCCCGCGCGAGGCGGCCGAGGCCGACGTGGCCGCGGCCCGCCGCGTGCACGAGCAGCACGGGCTGGCGTTCGACTCGTGGGTGTTCCCGCGCAGCATCGTGGGGTACCGCGACGTGCTGGCCCGGGCCGGGGTGCGGGTGTACCGCGGCGCGGGGCGCCGCTGGTACTCGGGCCTTCCCGTGCGGCCGGTGCGGCGCGTGCTGAACCTGGGGTCGTTCGCGGTGGGGGCCACGCCGCGCACGGTGCGCCCCAGGGTGGACGAGCTGGGGATGACCGACGTTCCGGACAGCATGCTGCTGTTCGGCCGCGGCGGCGTCCGGCGGCTGGTGCCGCCCCGCAGCCTGGTGCGCATGGCCAGCGCGGGGCTGGAGCGGGCCGCGCGGCGCGGCGAGGTGTTCCACCTGTACTTTCATCCGTCGAACTTCGCGCACGACACCGACACGCAGTTCCGGATCCTGGAGGAGATCCTTGCCCACGCGCAATCCCTCCGGTCCGCCAACCGATTGGAGATCCGAACGATGGGCGAGTTGCATCAGAACACGGGCAGTGCCGGGGTGGCCGACGAGCGGATGATCGAGTTCCGGCGCGCGGCGCTGGAGTTCCACAACGACAACGTGGGCCGCTTCGAGAACCACTACAGGCAGGCGGCCGCCGACCCGTTCACCTCGTCGTTCACCTACGGCCGCCGCCAGCTGGACCGCGAGCTGGACTCGGTGCTCGACACGCTCCCCCAGGGCGCCGCCGTGCTCGACATCGGCTGCGGCACGGGCGAGCACCTGAAGGCCATGCGCGAGCGCGGCCTGACCGTCACCGGGCTGGAGCCGGCGCCCAACATGCGCGCCGCGGCCCAGCGCACCAACCCCGGGGTGCAGATCGTGGACGGGTCGGTGCTGGCGCTTCCCTTCCCCGACAACAGCTTCGACTTCCTGATCGCCACCGAGGTGCTGCGGTACTTCGACCGCAAGGACATCCGCCGCGCCTACGCCGAGATGCTGCGCGTGCTGAAGCCGGGCGGGCGGATGTTCTTCACCATGGTAAACCTGTTCGCGCTGGACATGTTCAACCTGCACTACGCCGTGCGCCGGGTGGCCGCCAAGGCCCTGGGCCGCACCGGCCCGGTGCCCACCGAGTTCGTGACCCCCGGCGAGGTGCGGCGCGAGCTGCTGGAGCTGGGCGCCGGCGACGTGGAGATGCGCGGCCGCGTGTTCGCGCCGGTGCGCATCGCCTACAAGCTGAACCGCGGGCTGGGGCGCATGGTGGGGCGGGCGCTGGACGGCTTCGACCAGAAGGTGTCGGGGAGCCGCTGGCACGTTCCGCTGGCCGGCCACCTGGTGGCCATCGCCCGGAAGTAAAGCGGCGCCGGTGCCCACCTCCACACCCGTGACCCCCGCCCCGCGCGCCGGCGCCCCGCCGGCGCGCGCGTCCGCGTCCGCGCCGGCCACGCGGACGGTGCTGTACTTCATCGCCTATCCGCAGCGGATGGCGGGCGCCAACCGCTCGCTCTTCGAGCTGGTGCGCAACCTTCCCCCCCGCATCCGCCCGTTCGTGGTGATCGCGGGCGAGGGGCAGGTGGCGGACAGCTACCGGCAGGCGGGGATCCCCTGCACGGTGCTGGCCCCCGGGGGGTCGCTGGGCACGTACGGCCGCGGGCTGATGCGCACCTCGCGGCTGCAGCGCATGCGCATCGCCCTTTCCGAGCTCCTTCCCTTCACGCTGAAGCTGCGCCGGCTGATCGTGGAGACCGGGGCCGACCTGGTGCACGTGAACGACCCGCGCGGCGCGCTGATGGCGGGCCCCGCCGCGCACCTTGCGCGGCGCCCCGTGGTCGCCCACGTGCGCGGCGAGATCCCCTTCAGCCGCCTGGCGCGCGGCGCCTTCGTGCACGGCGCCCGGCGGCTGATCACCGTCTCCGAGGGCGTCCGCCGCACCCTTCCCCCGCGGGGGCGCGAGCAGGCGGTCACCGTGTACAACGGAATCCGCGAGCTTCCCCGCCCCGAATCCCCCATCCCCTTCCTGCAGCACCTGCGCGGGCGCGGCGTGACGGTGGTGGCCTGCTTCGCGTCGGTGGTGCCGTTCAAGGGGTTCCACCACCTGCTCCGGGCGGCGGCGCTGCTGCGCGACCGCGGCTGGGCGGAGCGGGTGGCGTTCGTGTGCGTGGGCGACATGGTGGAGGGGTACGAGAAGTACCACGCGTGGCTGGCCGCCCTCGCGGCCGAGCTGGGGGTCGACAACGTGACCTTCACCGGGTGGCAGGCGGACCCGTTCGCGTTCTACGCCTCGGCCGACGTGGCCGTGCTCCCCTCGGTGAGCCACGAGCGCGCGGTCATCGCGGGCGAGGAGGTGGACGTGCGGGGGAACGAGGGGTTTCCGCGCACCCACCTGGAGGCGATGGTCTTCGGCCTCCCGGTGGTGGGCACCCGCATCGCCGGCGTTCCCGAGCAGGTGGAGGAGGGGGTGACGGGGCTGGTGTGCGAGCCCTCGGACCCCGCGGGGCTGGCCGGCGCGCTGGAGGTGCTGCTGCGCTCCCCCGAGCTGCGCCGGAAGATGGGCGAGGCCGGGCGCGAGCGGGTGCACCGGCTGTTCTCCACCCGCGCGTACGTGGACGGGGTGATGGCCGTGTACGACGGGATCCGGTGATGGGCGCGCCGCCCGCCCGTCCCGACGAGGGCGCGCCCGTCGCGCCGCCGCCGCGGGGTGCCTGGCCGGCCGCCAAGCGCGCGATCGACGTGGCCGGCTCGGCGGTGCTGCTGGCGGGGCTCTCGCCGCTGCTGGCGGTGCTGGCGGTGGCGGTGCGGGTGGAGGGCGGCGGGCCGGTGTTCTACCGCCAGGAGCGGCTGGGGCAGGGCGGGCGCACCTTCCGCATGTTCAAGTTCCGCACGATGCGCCCGGGAAGCGACCGGGCCATGGAGCTGAACCCCGACGGCTCGGTGCGCACCTCGGACCAGGACCCGCGCATCACCCGCGTGGGGCGCGTCCTGCGCCGGCTGAGCCTGGACGAGCTGCCGCAGCTGCTGAACGTGCTGCTGGGCCACATGAGCCTGGTGGGCCCCCGCCCCGACCTTCCCTTCCACGCGCAGTACTACGGACCGCGCGAGCGCGCCAAGCTGGCCGTGCGCCCGGGGATCACCGGGCTGGCGCAGGTCTCCGGGCGCAACGCGCTTCCCTGGCCCGAGCGGCTGCAGCTGGACGCGGAGTACGTGGAGCGCTTCTCCCCGGGGATGGACCTGCGCATCGTGGGGCGTACGCTACGGAACGTCGTCCGCCAGGAGGGGATCTACGCCCACACGTCCACGCCCGGCGACGGACGCAAGTGACGGCCGATCTCCGCGCACTCGCGCCGGGCGATCTTCCCGCGATCGCGTCGGGGATCGAGCGCTGGGCCAGCGAGCACCCGGACCGCGCGGCGGGGCTCTCCGCGGCGGCGCAGGCGGAGCTGGCGCTGGCCTCGCTCGCCGCGGATGCGGAGGCGGGCGCCCGCCTCCTGCTGGCGGGGGATGCGGACGCCGGCACGGTGTGCGGATGGACGCCGCTGCCGTGGGACAGCGAGGTGCTCGGCGTCCCCTCCGCGCGCGTTTCCGTCCTCTCCTGGGGCGGGTGGGACGATGCGGGGGCGATGCGGATCGGCGCGGTGGTCGGAGGCGCGGTGCGCGAGGCGGACGCCTCCGGCGCGCGCCTCCTGGTCCTCCGCGCCGATGCGCGCGACGCCCGCGCCGTCCCCGCGCTGGAGGATGCGGGGTTCCGCCTGGCCGACACCCTCGTCACCTTCGCCACGCAGCGGCTGGAGGCGCCGGAGGATGCCGCGCGCGGCGTGGATGCGGCGGAGGAGCGGGACCTGGACGCGCTGCGGCGGATCGCGCGGGGCTTCCGCACCGGTCACTTCCACGCGGATCCGCGGATCCCGTCCGCGCGGGCGGAGGATGTCTACGTCCGCTGGATCGAGAACTCGCTGGCGGGGCGGGCCGACGCGGTGCTGGTCGGGCGGGACGAGCGGGACGCGGTGGAGGGATTCATCACCTGCCGCATGGACCGCCGCCGGAGCGCCTCGCTCCCGCGCCCGCACGGGGTGATCGAGCTGGTGGCGGCGGACGCAGCGGCGCAGGGGCGCGGCGTCGGCGGGCGGCTGGTGGCCGCAGCGCTGCGCTGGTTCGCCGCGCAGGGCGCCGGCTCGGCCGAGGTGGGGACGCAGATCGACAACCTGGGCGCGGTGCGGCTGTACGAGCGCTCCGGCTTCCGCATCGCCGGCTTCAGCCACACCTTCCATCGCTGGTCGCCCTGAGGAACTCATACCGAATCCGGGAATTCAGTTCGAGAATCCGCGCCGCATCAACCCGACGTCATCCTGAGGCCGACCACACCGTAACCAGTATCTATACAAGAGGTTGCAGGCCGAAGGATCTATCGGCGCGGCAGCACGTGATTCGGCGAGATGCACGGATTCTTTCGCCGGATTGTTATCATTCACGCAGAGGACCGGAGCTGCGCGAGCCGGCCCCCCTCACCGGCTGAAGCCGCAGCAACAACTACGGGAAGCCTCGCAAACCGCGCGAGGCTGTTCGGCTCGGCAACGGTTTCGGCTCCCGAGGACGCCCTCCCTTTCATCCATCTGGGTCGCGCGAGGCGCGTGTTCGACTCTGCCTGAGACGATTACGATTCTTTTCAAACGCGAAGAGCGCGAAAGGGGTGATTTTCCCCTGCCGCGCTCTTTCGTCCATCTACCTGCCGCCTCAGTGCCGTGCGGACGCGTCGGGCGGAGCGAGGCGGTCGTACACCTCCAGCACGGTGCGCATGAAGCGCTCGCGAGAGTGCTCCTGCGCGCGGGCGGCGGCCGTGGCGCCCATCCGCGCGGCCAGCTCGGGGTCGTCCAGCAGGCGCAGCAGCGCGGCGGCCAGCGCGCCGGCGTCCCGCGGCGGCACCAGCAGCCCTGTGCCGCCGTCGATCACCGCCGCGCGCGTCCCAGCGTTCGAGGCGGCTACGACGGGGATCCCCATCGCCCCCGCCTCGAGCAG includes:
- a CDS encoding GNAT family N-acetyltransferase, which gives rise to MKIETVPVSGLEELARRARNFAVVPMTVHRARSQMLNPLARPGDVAMVTAWDEGRLVGYLGLIPAVLRHDGRRTRVAWMSGFFVAPELNGRGVGRRILQAATALPVDIFTTLYTPTAGRVQEAAGFRVVGELAYAVLDLRRAAPWNLVASRIGLGAVRASRALKRATAGPMRRLACRLLRRGLRAPAAEWERVDQLPAGAAVPPSAEAEFERGREVLNWMVGHPWIVEPGTLAEEPAPGYYFSNVREIFRYVPLVRRGAAAGGVEWLLLSLTRTDAITTLKVLDHAVADPAVAAAAVLEWGERLEAEVLVLPVEMAEPLRRVPLARAMLLAKRRPYMAHLRDPQGELARVLPCVRWHFCDSDAPFL
- a CDS encoding polysaccharide deacetylase family protein, which codes for MPDRSRRGSALVKARLAGAAMAAARVVPNVAYRRLIVRNGFGLCYHLVSDRARAHVRNPSKTPEQFERDLVYLKRHFRVLSYAEFSAARAAGRGPGPRDVLLTFDDGLAECYAVARPLLLKHGLPCTFFVATDALDNRQILGVSLAPLALERFRELGPDAAALMNREAERLGRGSDTAEGWAAWLAGLRFLGRTPELDGACAVLGVDEAGYLAKERPYMTTAEVRALAADGFTIGGHTRSHRLVRAMSQAEMEDEVAGSCARVREITGDAEVPFAFPFTGTGVRIADVEAVRARHPYVGLFFGMGLRRSPPYVVDRVWADPPPPPESRGSSLPANLNAEYAARMIGKVAGALRPGRRISTTL
- a CDS encoding GNAT family N-acetyltransferase, which translates into the protein MVPISARRARSQALNPHARPDDVAMLAAWEGARMIGYLGLLPAAIRNGETRARVSWISTIFVDPQRTGRGIGSTLVKYAAAIPLDLFTTLYLPRLRGPQIAAGLRPAGDLPHAVLDLRRAAPWNRAAAQAVRFAPFLSPVAAGLERVTGPPVRARVYRSLRHEMRGAERAWEPVPELPADAAPPPAAPVEFERGMPVLRWIVKNPWIVEAGAESSGEPRYHFSAVRDVFRYIPLRLSARAGGGDGWLLLCVTRSRGITQLRVLEHAVDDAAAGVAAVLEQGERHGADHLVVPESFAAVLGRVRAARPLLVRRRRPYMARVRPGGKAEAALPHVRWHFCDGDAAFV
- a CDS encoding nucleoside-diphosphate sugar epimerase/dehydratase, whose translation is MEMNRGVVGRRVASVIGHLLLIPLGYLAAFALRFDLPLPRGVWPMYWATLLYLLPIRMGLFLGFGLHRGWWRHAGISDLVALLKAVTLSSGIFLAGLYVLGQLAGFPRSILLLDWGVAMMVFGGGRLVVRTLREGALIGWGAASGTPAVIIGAGEGGERLIRQCRRTDDGGLRPVALVDDDPGKIGMSLHGVPVVGPTDDLQKVVKRSGARLVVIAIPSATRAEMQRLVQQCIATNVEFKIIPSWRELMDGRAKLGQIRNVKIEDLLGRQPVELDPAPVRSDLQDKVVLITGGAGSIGSELARQVAGFAPRRVVLVDQAESPLYFVHLEISQAHREIQLYPVVADINDEARLERVFSEHRPDYVFHAAAYKHVPLMEQNVVEAVRNNVLGTLNVAECASRHGARKFVLISTDKAVNPSSVMGATKRVAERVVLGWPGLARSRTAFRAVRFGNVLGSDGSVVPLFERQLAAGGPLTVTHPEVTRYFMTIPEAVQLVLQAAAMEETAGHIAMLDMGEPVRITDLAENLIRLSGLEPYRDIQIAFCGLRPGEKLHEELTSAVEATVPTPVDKIRVIRTDETDAGLLRMGVDRLMAALALSSADELRGAICGLVPESVPPLRSTRTPAEADGVEEGAPGDERARRQQGRSR
- a CDS encoding DegT/DnrJ/EryC1/StrS aminotransferase family protein; amino-acid sequence: MRSTFLPFSPPNIGEEEIAEVVETLRSDWITTGPKTRRFEQAFAEYLGAPGALALNSCTAGLHTALVALGIGPGDEVVTTPVTFAASVNVIEHTGATPVLADVEPDTLNVSPERVRAAVTPRTKALLPVHFAGHPADLDPLNEIAAAHGLAVVEDAAHALPASYRGRRIGSGSNPVAFSFYATKNLTTGEGGMLTGDPAFLDDARVVSLHGMSRDAWKRYEKGGSWFYEVVLPGFKYNMTDIQASLGLWQLRKLAAFQQRRREVVAAYHEGFCSHPALEPPSCRADVEHAWHLYVLRLRLDQLSIGRDRFIEELAKRNIGVSVHFIPVHMHPYYARKYGWRPEDFPVAHREYQRILSLPLHAGMSDADVSDVVAAVRDVADTFAA